Within the Caldisericia bacterium genome, the region TTCATCAGGGAAAGGATGTATAGAGGTCTTCCAACGGTTATACTTCTACCCACAATCACTGCCACTTTCCCATAGTAATCTTTTATACTTATCTTCTTCTTATTCAAAAAGAACTTCAGTATCTCAAAGGATGCATTTGGAGTTGATGGAATAAACTTCGGCGAAAAGGAAAAAAGTCTACCAAGGTTTTCATGTGTCAAGCACTCAATATCTTTCTCTGGATCCATGGTTGAAAAGATCTCATTTTCTATTTCTTTACTCCCAAGAGGTCGTATGGGAAATATTCCATGAACTTCTGGATCTCTATTAAGTTCTTCAATAAGTTTCTTTATTTTACCTATTGAAAGATTCGTTACATCAATTGTTTCTGTTAAAATACCAAGTTCTTCTCCCAATTTAACAAGAATTCTATGGAAAATATCTGCTCCCTTATTCTCTTTTGAAAAAAGAAAAGCTACCTTTGGGTGAGTTCCTCTACTCTTTAGTCTAAAAACCTTGTCTTTTATCTCTTTCTTTAACCTTTCCTTTAGAGGTTTTACATCAATAATCTCTCCCATCTCTTAAGTCCCTATTTTACAAAAGTACACTAATGAAGACCAACTATATTCCCATCATCATCTATATCTATAAAGTTGCCTGATGGAACAGATGGGAGACCGGGCATGGTTCTTATATCTCCAGCAAGAGGAACAAGAAAACCTGCTCCCGATGAAAGTCTTATATCCTCTATAGGAAAATCAAAATCTTTGGGTCTTCCCTTTAAGTTTGGATCATGAGAGAGAGATAGATGTGTCTTTGCCATACATATGGGCAGTTTATCGTATCCAAGAGAAGAAAAGAGCTTGATTTTCCTTCTTGCTCTTTTAGAGTAGGAGACCTTCTTTGCTCCATAGATCTTTACTGCTATTCTCTCAATTTTCTCTTCTATGGAGACTTCCAGTGGATATAGGAATTTAAAATTGCTTCCCTTCTCGCTCGCCTTTATAACTGCTTTCGCAAGATCAATACCCCCTTCACCACCCTTTGAGAATACCTCTGATACCACTGCATCCTCTGCACCAGAATCTATGGCCATCTTTCTTATTAACTCAACTTCGCTATCATGGTCATCAGGGAATAGGTTTATTGCAACTACCACAGGAACACCGTGAATCTTTATATTCTCAATCTGCTTTATCATGTTCTCGCTACCTCTCTTTACAGCTTCAATATTCTCTTCAAGTATCTCAGGCGGTAAGGGCTTTCCTGGAACAATCCTTCCAATACCACCATGCATCTTAAGAGCTCTTACAGTAACCACAAGAACAGCGGCATCTGGTGTAAGCCCCGAGTATC harbors:
- a CDS encoding bifunctional 5,10-methylenetetrahydrofolate dehydrogenase/5,10-methenyltetrahydrofolate cyclohydrolase, whose product is MGEIIDVKPLKERLKKEIKDKVFRLKSRGTHPKVAFLFSKENKGADIFHRILVKLGEELGILTETIDVTNLSIGKIKKLIEELNRDPEVHGIFPIRPLGSKEIENEIFSTMDPEKDIECLTHENLGRLFSFSPKFIPSTPNASFEILKFFLNKKKISIKDYYGKVAVIVGRSITVGRPLYILSLMNNLVPINLHSKVSDISRFTKIGDIIFSCAGVPHLVKKDMVKEGSIIIDIGINVTEEGIVGDVDTKGVVEKVLGITPVPGGVGEITNLFVFKSLLSALE